In Halobacteriovorax sp. DA5, a genomic segment contains:
- a CDS encoding Mur ligase family protein — translation MNLENYKDINALSALTESNKFKKVFFYRICGTGMGAAACLLKEAGFEVAGADRMFYPPMSTYLDNSGIDVYKFEEHNIEEVIKDFDLIVVGNVVARNSDDAKFIEESGIPFCSFPAAIGALVLKDKTVVGISGTHGKTTTTYFGVQLFEKLGMEPGYLIGGVMDERPPARVGRGDYFFIESDEYDSAYFEKFSKFRSYYINKLIITSLEFDHADIFESIEDIKNEFKAILPSVDEVIACSEWKSINDLKVTDKSWSEYDRDNVKIINVDNGLTTFSMKCSLGDHEFKTNLMGHHNILNLASVIIVALKAGKKPEEIQAGILDLRMVQRRQEVKGIYNESPIIDDFAHHPTAVLETLHAISLKYPGKKIHAYLEPGSATARSDLFQERFADSLKQAASATIIKPSRPTTAKGQGDLDVDKLQSDLEKSGIRTNVVTELEPLISLIKENSNGQSVQLVMSNSSCLGLWSSEFVKAL, via the coding sequence ATGAATTTAGAAAATTATAAAGATATAAATGCACTTTCTGCATTAACAGAATCAAATAAATTTAAAAAAGTATTCTTTTACCGCATTTGTGGGACGGGAATGGGAGCAGCAGCTTGTTTACTAAAAGAAGCAGGCTTTGAAGTAGCTGGTGCGGATCGTATGTTTTACCCACCAATGAGTACCTATCTAGATAACTCGGGTATTGATGTCTATAAATTTGAAGAACATAATATTGAAGAAGTAATTAAAGATTTTGATCTAATTGTTGTAGGTAATGTCGTTGCAAGAAACTCTGATGATGCAAAATTTATTGAAGAATCAGGAATTCCTTTTTGTTCATTTCCGGCCGCTATTGGAGCACTCGTTTTAAAAGATAAAACTGTTGTTGGTATTTCGGGGACGCACGGTAAGACGACAACTACATACTTCGGTGTTCAACTTTTTGAAAAGTTGGGAATGGAGCCGGGCTACCTTATCGGTGGTGTTATGGACGAGCGCCCACCTGCAAGAGTTGGAAGAGGGGATTACTTCTTTATTGAATCGGATGAGTACGATTCGGCATACTTTGAAAAATTCTCAAAATTTCGCTCTTACTATATTAATAAATTAATTATTACATCTCTTGAGTTCGACCATGCAGATATTTTTGAATCAATTGAAGATATAAAAAATGAGTTTAAAGCAATTCTTCCTAGTGTGGACGAAGTAATTGCATGCTCTGAATGGAAAAGTATTAACGATCTTAAGGTTACGGATAAGTCTTGGTCAGAATATGATCGTGATAATGTGAAAATAATCAATGTCGATAATGGTTTAACGACATTTTCTATGAAATGTTCTTTGGGTGATCACGAATTCAAAACAAATCTAATGGGACATCATAATATTTTAAATTTAGCTTCTGTTATTATCGTTGCCTTAAAAGCTGGGAAAAAGCCTGAAGAGATTCAAGCAGGAATACTAGATCTAAGAATGGTTCAAAGAAGGCAAGAAGTTAAGGGGATATATAACGAGTCTCCGATAATCGATGATTTTGCACACCATCCAACAGCTGTTTTGGAAACACTACATGCTATTTCATTAAAATATCCAGGTAAGAAGATACATGCTTATTTAGAGCCAGGCTCAGCAACAGCTCGAAGTGACCTATTTCAAGAGCGCTTTGCTGATTCTTTAAAACAGGCTGCCAGTGCAACGATTATCAAACCATCTCGTCCGACGACGGCCAAAGGGCAGGGGGATTTAGATGTTGATAAGTTACAATCAGACTTAGAGAAAAGCGGAATTAGAACAAATGTTGTCACTGAGCTAGAGCCTTTAATTTCTTTAATTAAAGAAAATAGTAACGGGCAAAGTGTTCAATTAGTTATGAGCAATAGTTCTTGTCTCGGTTTATGGAGTAGTGAGTTTGTTAAAGCACTTTAA
- a CDS encoding sigma-54 dependent transcriptional regulator has translation MNTFTAEIFGQDPKIVKALKVANNVAVTKAPVLIVGEAGVGKKTLAGFIHENSTRQGKPFVTVDCAAEANQVENEILGYRDPETGRFIKGAFENANGGTVVLVNVDGLEDTFQKKLHKILGELTDYEIDVRMVATTTKNLSKLVGAGRFYRGLYTFISSNSITLTPLRERVGDLEYIAKNIIKTTLGGAEVSVQDDAMNKILSHYWTHNVKELKAVIENALANFEGDEVSAEHLEIGEKKAVNVISEDDSEGIRLMSLKEAEKLLIKKALIHTSENRTQAAKILGVSIRTLRNKINEYRGDGNSYFVNLR, from the coding sequence ATGAATACGTTTACAGCAGAAATTTTCGGACAAGATCCTAAAATTGTTAAAGCACTCAAAGTTGCAAACAATGTTGCTGTTACAAAAGCACCAGTACTTATCGTTGGTGAAGCAGGTGTTGGTAAGAAGACACTAGCTGGTTTTATCCATGAAAATTCAACAAGACAGGGAAAGCCATTTGTAACTGTAGACTGCGCAGCAGAAGCAAACCAAGTTGAGAATGAGATCTTAGGTTATAGAGACCCCGAAACAGGACGTTTCATTAAAGGTGCATTCGAAAACGCTAACGGTGGAACTGTTGTTCTAGTTAATGTTGATGGTCTAGAAGATACTTTTCAAAAGAAGCTTCACAAGATTCTTGGTGAATTAACTGATTATGAAATTGATGTAAGAATGGTTGCTACAACAACTAAGAACTTATCTAAGCTTGTTGGTGCAGGTCGTTTTTACCGTGGACTATATACTTTCATTTCATCTAACTCAATCACTCTAACTCCACTTAGAGAGAGAGTAGGTGACCTAGAGTACATCGCAAAAAATATTATCAAAACTACTCTTGGTGGTGCAGAAGTTAGCGTTCAAGACGATGCTATGAATAAGATTCTTTCTCACTACTGGACTCACAATGTAAAAGAACTTAAGGCAGTAATTGAAAATGCTCTTGCAAACTTTGAAGGAGATGAAGTTTCAGCTGAACACCTTGAGATCGGTGAGAAGAAAGCAGTAAATGTTATCTCTGAAGATGATTCAGAAGGAATCAGACTAATGTCTCTTAAAGAAGCTGAAAAGCTACTTATCAAGAAGGCACTTATCCATACTTCTGAAAACAGAACTCAAGCTGCAAAGATTCTTGGTGTTTCAATTAGAACACTAAGAAACAAAATCAATGAGTACCGTGGTGACGGAAACTCATACTTTGTTAACTTAAGATAA
- a CDS encoding glycine--tRNA ligase, translated as MSESNIKDMQQIVSLAKRRGFIFQSSEIYGGLSSCWDYGPYGIELKRNLKNKWWKAMTLRSDIVGVDASIFMHPMVWKASGHVDGFNDPMVDCKACKSRFREDKIDTSAPCQNCGAVGEFTEPRDFNLMFNTQMGPVEDSSSKVYLRPETAQGIFVNFLNVQSTMRKKLPFGIAQIGKAFRNEITPGNFIFRTREFEQMEMQYFIKPGTQAEAMEQWKEIRWNWHLSNGLRPENLRWHPHLGDELAHYADAAEDIEYKFPHGWDEMEGIHSRTDFDLRQHEEFSGKNLKYTDLLDGNKKFLPYVLETSVGCDRSLLAILCDAFRIENEGDKENERVVMKFHPSLAPVKVAVLPLTKKLDEPATKLFNELQQEFAAEYDVAGSIGKRYRRQDEIGTPFCITFDFDSLDDNAVTIRDRDSMNQERIALDQVKNYLRDRIYI; from the coding sequence GTGTCAGAAAGTAATATTAAGGACATGCAGCAAATTGTTAGTCTAGCTAAACGCCGTGGATTTATTTTCCAAAGTTCGGAAATTTATGGCGGTCTATCTTCTTGTTGGGATTACGGCCCATACGGAATTGAGTTAAAAAGAAACTTAAAGAATAAGTGGTGGAAGGCCATGACTTTACGTTCAGATATCGTTGGTGTTGATGCTTCAATTTTCATGCACCCAATGGTTTGGAAAGCTTCTGGTCACGTTGATGGTTTCAACGATCCAATGGTTGACTGTAAAGCATGTAAGTCTCGTTTCCGCGAAGATAAAATTGATACATCAGCTCCTTGTCAAAACTGTGGTGCTGTTGGTGAGTTCACTGAGCCACGTGATTTTAACCTAATGTTTAATACACAAATGGGGCCAGTTGAAGATTCATCTTCAAAAGTATACCTAAGACCTGAAACGGCTCAGGGGATTTTCGTAAACTTTCTAAATGTTCAATCAACAATGAGAAAGAAGCTTCCATTTGGTATTGCTCAAATTGGTAAAGCTTTCAGAAACGAAATTACTCCAGGTAACTTCATTTTTAGAACTCGTGAGTTTGAACAAATGGAGATGCAATATTTCATTAAGCCAGGAACTCAAGCTGAGGCAATGGAGCAGTGGAAAGAAATTCGTTGGAATTGGCACTTATCAAATGGTCTGCGTCCAGAAAACTTAAGATGGCATCCACACTTAGGTGATGAGCTTGCTCACTACGCGGATGCTGCAGAAGATATTGAATATAAATTCCCACATGGTTGGGATGAGATGGAAGGTATCCACTCAAGAACAGACTTTGACCTTCGCCAACACGAAGAGTTTTCAGGAAAGAACTTAAAGTACACAGATCTACTTGATGGAAATAAGAAATTCCTTCCTTACGTTCTTGAAACATCTGTTGGTTGTGATCGTTCACTACTAGCGATTCTATGTGATGCTTTTAGAATTGAAAATGAAGGTGATAAAGAGAATGAAAGAGTTGTAATGAAATTCCACCCTTCTCTTGCTCCTGTTAAAGTTGCTGTTCTTCCACTAACGAAGAAATTAGATGAGCCAGCAACAAAATTATTTAATGAACTCCAACAAGAGTTTGCAGCTGAATATGATGTGGCAGGTTCAATTGGAAAGCGCTACCGTCGTCAAGATGAAATTGGTACTCCATTCTGTATCACTTTTGACTTTGACTCTTTAGATGATAACGCTGTTACGATTCGTGATCGCGATTCAATGAATCAAGAGCGAATCGCACTAGATCAAGTTAAGAATTATTTAAGAGATAGAATCTACATTTAA
- a CDS encoding serine hydrolase, translating to MSITELTNKIKAEFGSYNFNCLAFAYIDFKKSTYETFSFFENPFLKGQKVYFDLASLTKPLTLGFAYLNKPELFSEDMKLLLNHRGGLNSWGRLSVDTWREQILSYEIKESETLYSDFGALRLQLEIEKEQGLYELVSTMWDEEIKHWLDIEDEICVPTGRRNRDIIDGEVHDDNAFVIAQKVSHAGLFGTIDGVCRTLLRVNNDYQLINKTNRESDHRFINGWDSVTNPETSLAGIYSNKDTFGHLGFTGTSIWIEPHSQKGVVILSNEVIKYWYDRQKLSEIRKEIANNFFSK from the coding sequence ATGTCGATTACAGAATTAACAAACAAAATAAAAGCAGAGTTTGGCAGTTATAATTTTAACTGCCTTGCTTTTGCTTATATTGACTTCAAAAAAAGTACGTATGAAACATTTTCTTTTTTTGAAAATCCATTTTTAAAAGGTCAAAAGGTTTATTTTGATTTGGCCTCTCTGACAAAGCCTCTTACGCTTGGTTTTGCTTATTTAAATAAACCAGAGCTATTCTCTGAAGATATGAAGCTTCTTTTAAATCATCGTGGTGGTTTGAATTCTTGGGGTAGACTCTCTGTCGATACTTGGAGAGAACAAATTCTTTCTTATGAGATTAAAGAGAGTGAAACTCTTTATTCTGATTTTGGCGCTCTAAGACTTCAACTTGAAATCGAAAAGGAGCAAGGGCTTTACGAACTTGTTTCAACAATGTGGGATGAAGAAATAAAGCATTGGCTTGATATCGAAGATGAGATCTGTGTGCCAACGGGGCGTCGAAACCGAGATATCATTGATGGGGAAGTTCACGATGATAATGCTTTCGTTATTGCGCAGAAAGTTTCACATGCAGGGCTCTTTGGAACCATTGATGGCGTTTGCCGAACACTTCTAAGAGTAAATAATGATTATCAATTAATTAATAAAACAAATCGTGAAAGTGATCATCGATTTATTAATGGTTGGGATAGCGTGACAAATCCTGAAACATCTCTTGCAGGTATTTATTCCAATAAAGATACTTTTGGTCATCTTGGTTTTACAGGTACTTCAATTTGGATTGAGCCACACTCGCAAAAAGGAGTGGTGATCTTATCGAATGAAGTCATTAAGTATTGGTATGACCGCCAGAAATTAAGTGAAATCAGGAAGGAAATCGCAAATAATTTCTTTTCTAAGTAG
- a CDS encoding sigma-54 dependent transcriptional regulator, whose product MKNDFSFLTDTFSNDESDNEVKIDQGRKPVIIVVEDDQTLSAMITKYLSKKINLEVISFSSPAPAIEHITKNQVDRFCLITDISFEDNSSDGLYLIDLLKERGLTFSSIAMTGFASIETAIAATKKGVFHYLTKPFELEALKDLVVRALVHKLEYRESLEINANSSVSSDKRSFSSRYKLEMPTEDDMFCGMIGRSKPMRKIFERIKKVAASNSTILIGGPSGTGKELVAKAIHLSSNRNHNKIVNVNCGAIPGELLESELFGHEKGAFTGAVSSRMGRFEAANGGSIFLDEIGDMPLLLQVKLLRVLQQREIERVGSSTTTPVDVRIITATHRNLEDSVQQGNFREDLYYRLNVIPIKIPALKDRREDIPLLISYFLSRFVSADGRNDIELDDETFEILMSYEWPGNVRELENLIERLVILRGGNKIRPQDLPPKILALTNRSMIDTDDLVSLPENGINLKDFMNEVEESLIKQALIKTNGNKNQASKLLQMNRTTLIEKMKKRNLDVNMQQ is encoded by the coding sequence ATGAAGAATGATTTTAGTTTTCTAACTGATACATTTTCTAATGATGAATCAGATAATGAAGTAAAAATCGATCAAGGAAGAAAACCAGTCATTATTGTCGTGGAAGATGATCAAACTCTTTCCGCAATGATAACGAAGTATCTAAGTAAGAAGATTAACCTAGAAGTTATTAGTTTCTCTTCTCCTGCACCTGCAATCGAGCATATTACAAAGAATCAAGTTGATCGCTTTTGTTTAATTACTGACATTAGTTTTGAAGATAATTCTTCAGATGGGCTTTACTTAATCGACCTCTTAAAAGAGCGTGGGCTAACTTTTAGCTCGATAGCGATGACTGGGTTTGCATCAATTGAAACTGCCATTGCGGCAACGAAGAAAGGTGTTTTTCACTATCTAACAAAACCGTTTGAGTTAGAAGCGCTTAAGGATCTAGTTGTTAGAGCTCTTGTTCACAAGCTAGAGTATCGCGAAAGTCTTGAGATTAATGCTAATTCATCAGTATCAAGCGATAAACGCTCATTTAGTAGTAGATACAAGCTAGAGATGCCTACAGAAGATGATATGTTTTGTGGGATGATTGGACGCTCAAAACCAATGAGAAAGATTTTTGAAAGAATTAAGAAGGTTGCTGCTTCTAATTCGACAATCTTAATTGGTGGACCTTCTGGTACAGGGAAGGAGTTGGTAGCGAAGGCCATTCACTTATCATCAAATCGTAATCACAATAAAATTGTAAATGTAAACTGTGGTGCCATTCCTGGAGAACTCTTAGAAAGTGAGCTATTCGGTCATGAGAAAGGAGCCTTTACTGGAGCAGTATCAAGTCGCATGGGACGCTTTGAAGCTGCTAATGGTGGGTCAATTTTCTTAGATGAAATTGGTGATATGCCACTACTACTTCAAGTAAAACTTCTTAGAGTTCTACAGCAAAGAGAAATCGAGCGAGTTGGTTCTTCAACGACGACTCCTGTTGATGTTCGTATCATTACGGCAACACACAGAAACCTTGAAGATTCTGTACAGCAAGGTAATTTTAGAGAAGATCTCTATTATCGTTTAAACGTAATTCCTATAAAAATCCCTGCTCTTAAAGATCGCAGGGAAGATATTCCACTTTTAATATCATATTTCTTATCTCGTTTTGTAAGTGCAGACGGAAGAAACGATATTGAATTAGATGATGAGACTTTTGAAATTCTTATGTCTTATGAATGGCCTGGTAACGTTCGTGAACTTGAGAATTTAATTGAAAGACTTGTTATCTTAAGAGGTGGGAATAAGATTAGACCGCAAGATTTACCGCCTAAAATCTTAGCTCTTACAAATCGTTCGATGATTGATACAGATGACCTTGTTAGTCTTCCAGAAAACGGTATCAATTTAAAAGATTTTATGAATGAAGTAGAGGAGTCGCTAATTAAGCAAGCTCTTATTAAAACAAATGGTAATAAGAACCAAGCTTCAAAGCTGCTCCAGATGAATCGTACGACACTTATCGAAAAAATGAAGAAGAGAAATTTAGACGTTAATATGCAACAATAA
- the flgB gene encoding flagellar basal body rod protein FlgB — MRVEDKTLKALAASLNLRQIRHEVLTSNIANADTPGYKAKRVDFEEALARALDVDGNLEMLTSEEKHFDVGNGGFENLQPEIYDDPNGIVSEDGNTVDRDAEMAKMAENKILYDASVKLLNKKLGMLKYTINSEK; from the coding sequence ATGAGGGTTGAGGATAAGACATTAAAAGCACTAGCTGCATCTTTGAATTTAAGGCAGATCCGACATGAGGTCTTAACTTCGAATATCGCTAATGCAGATACACCTGGCTATAAAGCAAAGCGAGTTGACTTTGAAGAAGCACTTGCAAGAGCTTTAGACGTTGATGGGAATCTTGAAATGTTGACCTCTGAAGAGAAACACTTTGACGTTGGCAATGGTGGTTTTGAAAATCTTCAACCTGAAATTTATGATGATCCAAATGGAATCGTCTCTGAAGACGGGAATACTGTCGACAGAGACGCTGAAATGGCCAAAATGGCAGAAAATAAAATTTTGTATGATGCATCGGTAAAGTTACTGAATAAGAAACTTGGGATGCTGAAATATACAATTAACTCTGAAAAATAG
- the ppdK gene encoding pyruvate, phosphate dikinase, protein MSKWVYSFSKEKTEGNRSMKNLLGGKGANLAEMSALGLPVPPGFTVTTEACIDYQKANKINEEIKAQVIESLKLVELSTEKTFGGGDNPLLFSVRSGARVSMPGMMDTVLNLGLNDETVEALAKKSGNERFAWDSYRRFIQMYANVVMGMSHSLLESTLEDLKEAKGVDSDTKLDAKDFKKLVKVYKQIIAQETGKAFPTDPMEQLWLAIEAVFGSWNNPRAIKYRQLNNIPGDWGTAVNVQAMVFGNMGDDCATGVCFTRDPSTGDKKFFGEYLVNAQGEDVVAGIRTPAPINECSKNDSNRNEKTLEEYMPKAFAELTELYQQLEKHYKDMQDIEFTIEADKLYLLQTRNGKRTAAAALKIAVDLEKEGIVTKEEAIMQIDPEALNQLLHPRLDPDATKNIIAKGLPASPGAGAGKIVFHSDDATSMHENGVKVILVRQETSPEDIAGMAAAQAILTARGGMTSHAAVVARGMGKPCVAGCSDILVDSKNRTMMIGDKKYVEGDFITLDGGTGEVIEGEVPTLDAEINADFAEFMTWADEIRTLRVRTNADNPEDSETAVKFGAEGIGLCRTEHMFFEPERILAVREMIFADSTIQRERALAKLLPYQKEDFKGIFKALDGMPVNIRLLDPPLHEFLPHSDEEKKELAEYIDVEVKTIEDGCERLHEFNPMLGHRGCRLGITYPEIYTMQVTAITQAALESIAEGVDVRPEIMIPLVATAKELSILREILVETINKTKGDKEFKYKLGTMIELPRAAITAAEIANHADFFSFGTNDLTQTTFGLSRDDAGRFLTEYISKSVLPNDPFVSLDQEGVGYLVKFATEQGRSANKDIHVGICGEHGGEPQSIDFCHRIGLDYVSCSPYRVPIARLAAAQAVIRNK, encoded by the coding sequence ATGAGTAAATGGGTTTACTCGTTTTCAAAGGAAAAAACTGAAGGTAATAGAAGCATGAAAAATCTTCTAGGTGGTAAAGGTGCCAACCTGGCTGAAATGTCTGCTCTTGGATTACCAGTCCCTCCAGGTTTTACAGTTACAACTGAAGCCTGTATCGATTATCAAAAAGCTAATAAAATAAATGAAGAAATTAAGGCCCAAGTTATTGAGTCTTTAAAGCTTGTTGAGCTTTCAACAGAGAAAACTTTCGGTGGTGGAGACAATCCTTTACTATTTTCTGTTCGCTCTGGAGCAAGAGTTTCGATGCCAGGAATGATGGATACGGTTCTAAACTTAGGACTTAATGACGAAACTGTTGAGGCCCTTGCCAAGAAGTCTGGTAACGAGAGATTTGCTTGGGACTCATATAGAAGATTCATTCAAATGTATGCAAACGTTGTTATGGGAATGAGCCACTCACTCTTAGAATCTACTCTTGAAGATTTAAAAGAAGCAAAGGGCGTTGATTCTGATACAAAGTTAGATGCAAAAGATTTTAAAAAATTAGTAAAAGTCTATAAGCAAATTATTGCACAAGAAACAGGAAAGGCTTTTCCTACTGATCCAATGGAACAACTATGGCTAGCAATTGAAGCAGTCTTTGGTTCATGGAATAACCCAAGAGCTATCAAGTACCGTCAGCTTAATAATATTCCAGGAGACTGGGGAACTGCTGTAAACGTACAGGCCATGGTTTTTGGAAATATGGGTGATGATTGTGCAACAGGTGTTTGCTTCACTCGTGATCCTTCTACTGGGGATAAGAAGTTCTTTGGTGAATACCTTGTAAATGCTCAAGGGGAAGATGTTGTTGCGGGAATTAGAACTCCTGCTCCAATTAACGAGTGTTCAAAGAATGATTCAAATAGAAATGAAAAAACACTTGAAGAATATATGCCTAAGGCGTTTGCTGAATTAACGGAACTTTATCAGCAACTAGAAAAGCATTACAAAGATATGCAGGATATCGAGTTTACGATTGAAGCAGATAAACTATATCTTCTTCAAACTCGTAATGGAAAAAGAACTGCAGCAGCTGCATTAAAGATTGCTGTTGATCTTGAGAAAGAAGGAATTGTGACGAAGGAAGAAGCGATTATGCAAATCGATCCTGAAGCACTTAACCAACTTCTTCACCCGAGACTTGATCCAGATGCAACAAAGAATATTATTGCAAAAGGTCTTCCTGCTTCTCCAGGAGCGGGTGCAGGTAAGATTGTATTTCACTCAGACGATGCCACTAGTATGCACGAAAATGGTGTGAAGGTTATTCTTGTTCGCCAAGAAACTTCTCCTGAAGATATTGCTGGAATGGCAGCCGCTCAGGCGATCTTAACTGCTCGTGGTGGGATGACTTCACATGCGGCCGTAGTTGCTCGTGGTATGGGGAAGCCTTGTGTTGCTGGATGTTCTGACATTCTCGTTGATAGTAAGAATCGCACGATGATGATTGGCGATAAGAAATATGTTGAAGGTGACTTCATCACACTTGATGGTGGAACAGGTGAAGTTATAGAGGGTGAGGTTCCAACACTTGATGCTGAAATCAATGCAGATTTCGCTGAGTTTATGACTTGGGCAGATGAGATTAGAACACTTAGAGTTCGTACTAATGCTGATAACCCAGAAGACAGTGAAACGGCCGTTAAATTTGGTGCAGAAGGGATTGGACTTTGTCGTACGGAACATATGTTCTTTGAGCCAGAGAGAATCCTTGCCGTTCGTGAGATGATTTTCGCTGATTCAACAATTCAAAGAGAAAGAGCACTTGCAAAACTTCTTCCTTATCAGAAAGAAGACTTCAAAGGAATATTCAAGGCCCTTGATGGTATGCCTGTTAATATCAGACTTCTTGATCCACCTCTACACGAGTTCTTACCTCACTCAGATGAAGAGAAAAAAGAACTTGCTGAGTATATTGATGTTGAAGTTAAAACAATTGAAGATGGCTGTGAAAGACTTCACGAGTTCAACCCAATGCTTGGACACCGTGGTTGTCGTTTAGGAATTACATATCCAGAAATCTATACAATGCAGGTAACTGCTATCACTCAAGCAGCTCTTGAGTCTATTGCTGAAGGTGTTGATGTTAGACCTGAGATTATGATTCCTCTTGTTGCAACAGCAAAAGAACTATCAATCTTAAGAGAAATTCTTGTTGAAACAATTAATAAGACAAAAGGTGATAAAGAGTTCAAATACAAACTTGGAACAATGATTGAGCTTCCTCGTGCTGCTATTACTGCTGCTGAGATTGCAAATCATGCAGACTTCTTTTCGTTTGGTACAAATGACTTAACACAAACAACTTTTGGACTTTCTCGTGATGATGCTGGACGTTTCTTAACTGAATATATTTCAAAATCAGTTCTTCCAAATGATCCATTTGTTTCTCTTGATCAAGAAGGTGTTGGTTATCTTGTTAAGTTTGCAACAGAGCAAGGTAGAAGTGCCAATAAAGATATTCACGTTGGAATATGCGGAGAGCATGGTGGTGAGCCACAATCAATCGACTTCTGTCATAGAATTGGATTAGACTATGTTTCTTGTTCTCCTTACCGAGTTCCTATCGCTCGTCTTGCAGCAGCACAGGCCGTGATTCGCAACAAGTAA
- the metK gene encoding methionine adenosyltransferase: MLKDFTFTSESVTEGHPDKIADQISDAVLDAMLEQDPKSRVACETMITTGLVVLAGEITSKANIDFQETVRNKIREIGYDHSDKGFDANTCGVMVALDKQSPDIAQGVNVGEGTYTELGAGDQGLMFGYACNETDSFMPMTIDLSHRLAERLSEVRKNGTLGELRADGKTQVSAQYVDGKLSRIDAIVVSTQHSDNMTLAQVQEAVREEVVNKVVPASLVDNNTKYFINPTGKFVIGGPMGDCGLTGRKIIVDTYGGHGAHGGGAFSGKDPTKVDRSAAYATRQIAKHIVAAGLAEKALVQVAYAIGVAEPMSLLVDTFGTEKVDVAKINNAVNQIFDMKPASIIERLDLLRPIYSPTAAYGHFGRTKDGFFPWEELSYVEKLKALCL; this comes from the coding sequence GTGCTAAAAGATTTTACATTCACTTCTGAATCAGTAACAGAAGGGCACCCTGATAAAATTGCGGATCAAATCAGTGATGCGGTACTTGATGCGATGTTAGAACAAGATCCAAAATCTCGTGTTGCTTGTGAGACTATGATTACAACTGGTTTAGTTGTTCTTGCAGGTGAGATTACTTCGAAAGCTAATATCGATTTTCAAGAAACAGTAAGAAATAAAATTAGAGAGATTGGATACGATCACTCTGACAAAGGTTTTGATGCTAACACTTGTGGAGTTATGGTTGCTCTTGATAAGCAATCACCAGATATCGCTCAAGGTGTAAACGTTGGTGAAGGTACTTATACAGAATTAGGTGCTGGTGACCAAGGTCTAATGTTTGGTTACGCTTGTAATGAAACAGACAGTTTTATGCCAATGACAATTGATCTTTCTCACAGACTTGCTGAAAGACTTTCAGAAGTTAGAAAGAATGGAACTCTAGGTGAGCTTAGAGCTGATGGTAAGACACAAGTATCTGCTCAGTACGTAGATGGTAAACTTTCACGTATTGATGCAATCGTTGTTTCTACTCAACACTCAGACAACATGACTCTTGCTCAAGTTCAAGAAGCAGTAAGAGAAGAAGTTGTTAATAAAGTTGTTCCAGCTTCACTTGTTGATAACAACACAAAATACTTCATTAACCCAACTGGTAAATTTGTTATCGGTGGCCCAATGGGTGACTGTGGTCTTACTGGTAGAAAGATTATCGTTGATACTTACGGTGGTCACGGTGCTCACGGTGGTGGTGCATTCTCTGGTAAAGATCCAACTAAAGTTGACCGTTCAGCTGCTTATGCTACAAGACAAATTGCTAAGCACATCGTTGCTGCAGGTCTAGCTGAAAAAGCTCTAGTACAAGTTGCATACGCAATTGGTGTTGCTGAGCCAATGTCACTACTTGTTGATACTTTTGGTACAGAGAAAGTTGATGTTGCAAAGATTAACAATGCTGTTAACCAAATCTTTGATATGAAGCCAGCTTCAATCATTGAAAGACTAGATCTTCTAAGACCAATCTATTCTCCAACTGCTGCTTATGGGCACTTTGGTAGAACTAAAGATGGATTCTTTCCTTGGGAAGAGCTGTCTTACGTAGAGAAGTTAAAAGCTTTATGCCTTTAA